One Streptomyces hundungensis DNA segment encodes these proteins:
- a CDS encoding MarR family winged helix-turn-helix transcriptional regulator, with the protein MNTSGSSSTSAAEAAATAPEPSTGYLVWQLGHALGARLERALRELDLTLAQHNALQHALHRPGVTSAESARRTGMTAQSMGSAVADLTERGLLERRPHPTNRRMIGLHPTEAGARLAARAQTVVENVNAEALTVLTPPEQATAHLLLHRLVAHLNPDALRMPS; encoded by the coding sequence ATGAATACGTCCGGCAGTTCCTCCACCTCCGCGGCCGAAGCCGCCGCAACGGCCCCCGAGCCGTCCACCGGCTACCTCGTCTGGCAGCTCGGGCACGCCCTCGGCGCCCGGCTCGAACGAGCCCTGCGCGAGCTGGATCTCACGCTCGCCCAGCACAACGCCCTTCAGCACGCCCTCCATCGCCCGGGCGTCACCAGCGCCGAATCCGCCCGGCGCACGGGCATGACCGCGCAGTCCATGGGCAGCGCGGTCGCCGACCTGACCGAGCGGGGACTCCTGGAACGCCGTCCTCACCCCACCAACCGGCGCATGATCGGCCTGCACCCCACCGAGGCCGGCGCCCGGCTCGCTGCCCGCGCGCAGACGGTGGTCGAGAACGTCAACGCCGAGGCGCTCACCGTCCTGACACCCCCGGAACAGGCCACCGCCCACCTGCTCCTGCACCGCCTGGTAGCGCACCTCAACCCCGACGCCCTGCGCATGCCGTCCTAG